In Crateriforma spongiae, the following are encoded in one genomic region:
- a CDS encoding transposase, whose translation MTAGRARRRRLRHAQRDLLIYGRRWSVELHIRSLKTPMRMEHLRCESPAMVRKEVPWHLIGGTPIWAAMIVSTLKFDLSPTRLSFTGTMQAQDEFAASLRLGAGRFQKQGEHLLETLTELRAGNRPGRQGAIELKRRAKQYKLMQKPCDPDRKRCATAA comes from the coding sequence TTGACCGCGGGCCGCGCTAGGCGACGTAGACTCCGTCACGCACAGCGTGACCTACTGATCTATGGTCGCCGCTGGTCGGTGGAACTTCACATCCGAAGTTTGAAGACACCGATGAGGATGGAGCACTTGCGTTGCGAAAGTCCTGCGATGGTTCGCAAAGAAGTTCCCTGGCACTTGATTGGCGGCACCCCGATCTGGGCGGCGATGATAGTGTCCACATTGAAGTTCGACCTTTCGCCGACGCGGTTAAGCTTCACCGGTACAATGCAAGCACAGGATGAGTTCGCCGCGTCGCTAAGATTAGGTGCCGGCCGTTTCCAAAAGCAAGGAGAACACCTGCTCGAAACACTAACAGAACTTCGTGCGGGAAACCGACCGGGGCGTCAGGGAGCCATTGAATTGAAACGTCGCGCCAAACAATACAAGCTCATGCAAAAGCCCTGTGATCCGGACCGAAAACGTTGCGCCACGGCAGCTTAG